The Caproicibacterium lactatifermentans genome contains a region encoding:
- a CDS encoding CTP synthase → MGAKYIFVTGGVVSGLGKGITAASLGRLLKARGLRVTMQKFDPYLNVDPGTMNPFQHGEVFVTDDGAETDLDLGHYERFIDESLTQNSNVTSGRVYYNVIQKERNGDYGGGTVQVIPHITNEIKERIAASRDNVDVAIVEIGGTVGDIESQPFLEAIRQFATEVGRENCLFIHVTLVPYLNCSHEHKSKPTQHSVKELLSIGIQPDVIVLRSEHPIGDDIKQKIALFCNVREDCVIENLDLPLLYEVPLALHEEKLDDIVCRRLSLDTRGPDLSDWISMVHTALSLTDSINIALVGKYVELRDAYLSVAEALTHGGIGNKVKVNILWIDSEKITEDNVAQTLKDADGVLVPGGFGERGIEGMIVAIRWARENNVPFLGICLGMQLSIVEYARDVMGIADANSAEFDPQSQNHVIDLMPEQKDVEQLGGTMRLGKYPCKLTPSTLAAKLYDNVPLIYERHRHRFEVNNDYRTRMEEAGITFCGKSPDDRIVEMMEIDSHPFFIGSQFHPEFKSRPNRPHPLFKGLVAAAKEYHHTNNHKDA, encoded by the coding sequence ATGGGAGCAAAGTATATTTTTGTCACAGGTGGCGTCGTTTCGGGACTGGGCAAAGGAATCACGGCGGCCTCTCTGGGCCGTCTGCTAAAGGCACGCGGCCTGCGTGTGACCATGCAGAAGTTTGACCCGTACCTAAATGTGGACCCTGGCACAATGAATCCTTTTCAGCACGGCGAGGTCTTTGTAACAGATGACGGAGCGGAAACAGACCTTGACCTCGGCCATTATGAGCGCTTTATTGACGAAAGCCTCACACAGAACAGCAATGTTACCTCTGGACGTGTTTACTACAATGTCATTCAGAAAGAGCGCAATGGCGACTACGGCGGCGGCACCGTACAGGTCATTCCGCATATTACCAATGAGATTAAGGAGCGCATTGCGGCCAGCCGCGACAATGTAGATGTAGCGATTGTAGAAATCGGCGGTACTGTCGGCGATATTGAAAGCCAGCCGTTTCTGGAGGCTATTCGGCAGTTTGCAACGGAAGTCGGCCGTGAAAACTGCTTGTTTATCCATGTAACACTGGTTCCGTATCTGAACTGTTCCCATGAGCATAAATCCAAACCAACACAGCACAGCGTTAAGGAACTTTTGTCTATCGGCATTCAGCCTGACGTTATCGTCCTGCGTTCCGAGCACCCCATTGGCGATGATATTAAACAGAAGATTGCTTTGTTCTGCAATGTCCGTGAGGACTGTGTTATTGAAAATTTGGATTTGCCACTGCTGTACGAAGTACCGCTGGCATTGCATGAAGAGAAACTTGACGATATCGTCTGCCGCCGCCTGTCGCTGGACACCCGCGGCCCAGACCTTTCGGATTGGATTAGCATGGTGCATACAGCACTTTCCCTGACGGACAGCATTAACATTGCGCTGGTCGGCAAGTATGTGGAACTGCGTGATGCTTATTTAAGCGTTGCAGAAGCGCTGACACACGGCGGAATTGGCAACAAGGTCAAGGTGAATATCCTCTGGATTGACTCCGAAAAAATTACTGAGGACAATGTAGCGCAGACGCTGAAAGATGCAGACGGCGTGCTGGTGCCGGGTGGATTTGGCGAGCGCGGTATCGAGGGTATGATTGTTGCTATTCGCTGGGCACGTGAAAACAATGTGCCGTTCCTTGGCATCTGCCTGGGTATGCAGTTGAGTATTGTGGAATATGCCCGTGATGTTATGGGCATTGCCGACGCAAATTCTGCCGAGTTTGACCCGCAGAGCCAGAACCATGTTATTGACCTGATGCCGGAGCAGAAAGATGTGGAACAGCTTGGCGGTACCATGCGTCTTGGCAAATATCCCTGCAAGCTGACACCCAGTACACTGGCTGCGAAGCTGTATGACAATGTGCCGCTGATTTACGAACGTCACCGTCACCGCTTTGAGGTCAACAACGATTACCGTACCCGTATGGAAGAAGCAGGCATTACATTCTGCGGAAAGAGTCCGGACGACCGTATTGTGGAAATGATGGAGATTGATTCGCATCCATTTTTCATCGGCAGCCAGTTCCATCCGGAGTTCAAGTCCCGCCCAAACCGCCCGCATCCGCTCTTTAAGGGCTTGGTAGCTGCGGCGAAGGAATATCATCATACTAACAACCATAAGGA